The genomic DNA GCCCACGTGACTTCCCAAGATCGGTACCACGCGTCCATCCAGATCCGTAAttatggacaacatttgggaCGATGATGCTGTCCAAGTCTCACGCAATGGTTCTTCCCGCGCTCGTATAGTTACCGAATCCGATGAAGAAGATAGGCCCTTGAAGCGTGCACGCACCGCTGGAGCAAGTAAACCTCTATTCAACCCCGAGAGTGACGACGAAGACAACCTCCCGGCCGACGTAGGAGCGCTGTTTGATGGCCTTGACGATACTATGATTTACAACAACTTCCGCCTCAACTCAATATCGGAGAACTGCAGCGCGAATCCGACCAACGCGTTGCGGTTGAGGCCGCAAAGAAGCGGTTAATGCGTGGGGACGTGATGGATGTCAGTGGGCCAGTAGATGTGGATGGGAAAGCGGCAAAAGCGAGGAAGACGCTCCCTAAACTCGATGAAAATAGGTGCGTCTCGGCCCAAGCAGGTTGTATGAAAATGAGATATTAATGTTGGGCTAGCTTAGGTTACTCGACCAAGGTGATGGTATGCCAGCACTTGTACGCAGATCAAAGGAATTCAAGGTCAAGGGAAAAGGTCATGAGGTACGTTTCACCCTAAAATTATGCTACCAATGCGTTCTGATCTGTATCCACTTAGCTGTCTGACCTCAATCGGTTGATGCAAATGTATCAACTATGGGCTCACAAAATGTTCCCCAAAATGCAATTCCAAGATACAGTTGAAAGAGTTGAGAAACTTTGCCGAACAAAACGAATGCATGTGCGTCGAAGCAGTGCTCCACTAAATACAATAGTACCCATCATGATTGGTATTTAGGTGGCGCTGTCAACATGGCGAGACATCGACAAAGCTCCGGCTCCTGGGGAAGAGGACCCAGATGCGCTCATGGAAGAACAGGACCCGGAGCAAGACCAAGAGGCTCGGCACCCGCCTACATCGTCTCCCGCACGTATCACCATGGAGCCGGGTGGTCCTCCTATGCGTCAGTCCCAATTCGACAAAGAACCAGACGATGATGAGGAGATGTGGAGGGATATGATGGAGGCGATGGAAACTCAAAATCaggagaaagaaaaggagaaaGAGCAGGGGGGTTACAAACAAAAGATCGCAACGAGCGGAAAACAACCCGAGGACTACGGAGGAGGATTCGATGATGAAGATTGGGCGATCATGGACCAGATGGAAGAAGAGGCAGGCAAGTCGACCCAACCAAACGGTTTGGGCGGTAGCAAAATTCAATCGACGCTTCCTCCATCGTCCCCTCCTTGGACAGATCACGACGTTTCGTCCGACGCTCCTCCAGAACCTGCCGGCCCTAGTGAGGACGAAGATGATTTCTATGCAATGTACGAGCCTTGACGTTATGTGTTATGGTACTATATTGGTGGCCTTATTTAGTTTCGAGTACGGACTCCATAATACATCTATTCAGACTATACGGGTCTCGTTCTGTCTTGCTTCTGGAGGGCTACCCCATCCTATTAATCTTCTCATTTCCTTAACGCCGTATGGGCCAATTGCATCTTCCTGCTCGATCGCCTCACAAGCGGCCTGAGCAACATGCTCGACATGAATAGGGGGCACTTCCAAGGCTCTAGCCATTGCTTCCAGAGGACTATCGAGTAACGCAACACTGGAACCCGAATCAGAAGTCTGAGGCCGCCTAGCCAAGTCTGCTGATGCTAGTGCGCGTAATATATTTGCCGGTCCAGGGAAAGGTATATTCTGATGTAGAGTTGCAGATAAATCGAGGAGCGTCGCAATAGGAGTCGTGAGTGGGCGAGTATGGGGGTGGTACATAAGTCCTATGAAATGTAAGTTTGAAACATAAATTAAAATGTGGAAGCAAAGGAAGTAGACTTGCCTGGTCGAAGATAAATACCTCTCACACGAGGCTCTTGTGCAATCCCGGCCTCGGCCGCACGTTTGGACTCAATATACCGGGCCGGAACCAATGGACGGAATATATCCTCTGCGGATATGTAGACAAATGGTTGGGGTACTGTTGATCCTGGTCCAGATGCAAAGGTCTCCAAGACGCGCAGGGCTTTGTGCATATCGTCACATCGGAAATTGACCCAGAAATCTGACCAAACTCACCAGCATCTCGATTATAATATTCGTATGTTCCTTCTTCACCCGGCACTCGCTTTTCCAATGGATTCCCTGCAGCTCCCAGTCCCCATGCTTGGCCAAACGCTGATACAAGACCGCCGAGCGATCCACCTCTAACGGCAGATTTGTATTTCGGCGCCTCAAGAAGTGTGCCAATTGTGTGTACTACCGCCGTGCAGGACTCCAGAAGTTCACGATATGCGGAGGGTTCAAATGCAGAGGCTTTACGAAAGTCAACCTTGGGGCGTGATTCATTAGTCCCATTCCAACATAGAAATTGGTTTTAGTTACCTCTTTTGTCCACGCAGGAGTATGCCCCTTGGGTGTTCGGTAAGGTTGTCCTGAAGAACTTTCCAAAACCGAAACGAACCATCAATAAAACAAACAGCTCACGTATCTGATGGGACTAAGCACCTTATGCTAGTAACTCTCCAGCCACGTGCAACCGCTGTTTTACACACAGCAGAACCTGATGTCGAAGGTAAGGAAACGAGTGGAACGATGGGGTGAAAAAACGTCTCACCGAGAAACCCGTTCCCACCAACAACAAAGACATGCTGAATGACTTTGCTCGACAT from Rhizoctonia solani chromosome 16, complete sequence includes the following:
- a CDS encoding chromosome segregation in meiosis protein 3, with the translated sequence MDNIWDDDAVQVSRNGSSRARIVTESDEEDRPLKRARTAGASKPLFNPESDDEDNLPADVGALFDGLDDTMIYNNFRLNSISENCSANPTNALRGPVDVDGKAAKARKTLPKLDENRLLDQGDGMPALVRRSKEFKVKGKGHELSDLNRLMQMYQLWAHKMFPKMQFQDTVERVEKLCRTKRMHVALSTWRDIDKAPAPGEEDPDALMEEQDPEQDQEARHPPTSSPARITMEPGGPPMRQSQFDKEPDDDEEMWRDMMEAMETQNQEKEKEKEQGGYKQKIATSGKQPEDYGGGFDDEDWAIMDQMEEEAGKSTQPNGLGGSKIQSTLPPSSPPWTDHDVSSDAPPEPAGPSEDEDDFYAMYEP